In the Methanothermobacter sp. genome, one interval contains:
- a CDS encoding TIGR00269 family protein: MDVQEFNRRIMARIRGLMESHKLVERGEHVAVALSGGKDSVLTLHALADLREELDFELTAITVDEGIKGYRGEGVLAARENARIRGVELIEKSFREEFNFELDDVLEGFRSPCIPCGVFRRWILNRTAREIGASKIATGHNMDDEVQSFMMSLARGDVRKFSKFGPKLQRIHPAMVPRIKPLWSTPEEDVRLWAELNDVKFHSAPCPYSSRSMRARIRDFLNRIESESPGIKERIMKSLTFTFQPLVEDDGIGECSVCGEPASGIKCKACEFLEIIEEADH, encoded by the coding sequence ATGGATGTTCAGGAATTCAACCGGAGAATTATGGCCAGAATAAGGGGTCTCATGGAATCACATAAACTGGTAGAGAGGGGAGAACACGTTGCAGTGGCACTTTCAGGCGGAAAGGACAGTGTGCTGACACTCCATGCGCTCGCAGATTTAAGGGAGGAACTGGATTTTGAACTCACAGCCATCACGGTTGATGAGGGTATAAAGGGCTACAGGGGGGAGGGGGTCCTTGCAGCAAGGGAAAACGCCCGTATAAGGGGAGTTGAACTCATAGAGAAGTCATTCAGGGAGGAATTCAACTTTGAACTTGACGATGTTCTGGAAGGGTTCAGAAGCCCCTGCATACCCTGCGGTGTCTTCAGGAGGTGGATACTCAACAGGACAGCAAGGGAAATAGGGGCATCAAAGATTGCAACGGGCCACAACATGGATGACGAGGTTCAGTCATTCATGATGAGTCTTGCAAGGGGGGATGTGAGGAAGTTCTCCAAGTTCGGGCCGAAACTTCAGAGGATACACCCTGCGATGGTACCGAGAATAAAACCCCTCTGGAGCACACCTGAGGAGGATGTCAGGCTCTGGGCTGAACTCAATGATGTGAAATTCCACAGTGCTCCCTGTCCATACTCCAGCAGATCAATGAGGGCAAGAATAAGGGATTTCCTTAACAGGATAGAATCAGAAAGTCCCGGTATAAAGGAGAGGATCATGAAATCATTAACGTTTACATTCCAGCCTCTGGTGGAGGATGATGGAATCGGGGAGTGTTCAGTCTGTGGAGAACCAGCATCAGGGATTAAATGTAAGGCCTGTGAGTTCCTTGAAATTATAGAAGAAGCGGATCATTAG
- a CDS encoding GTPBP1 family GTP-binding protein: MIEDIRSFTSPGERRNIEFKKALSPGYHLKMDRKKSLISQMKYRMERGDGRAVYLLGVEDSGEPVGLPDEELGESVEVLRKLSEEIDAVVEEVNLHEGTHGRVAEVIISRKQKTEREHLLIGVAGHVDHGKSTLLGTLTTGTPDDGSGKTRIFLDVQKHEIERGLSADLSFAIYGFREGRVIRLKNPLDRREKSGLMDKADRVISFVDTVGHEPWLRTTIRGIVGQNLDYGLLTVAADEGPTHITREHLGIMIAMELPVIVVLTKTDMATSEKIRAVREKISELLKLVGRIPFHVAGRDSAREIAGKMNQHIVPIIETSSVTGEGLEVLDELFLNLEVKRDINGDEKPFLMYIDKVYTIRGVGTVVSGTIQQGLVRKGDTLLLGPMNTGKFREVTVKSIEMHHYRIGCAEPGHIVGISIAGASADEIERGMILAHPDYEPEAVREFEAEVAILVHPTTIKAGYESVTHIETIAETTILEPLDAEFMSAGDRGRVRMRFKYRPHHVREGQKIIFREGRSKGIGSVTRILE, from the coding sequence ATGATAGAAGATATCCGATCATTCACATCACCCGGTGAGAGGAGGAACATAGAATTCAAGAAGGCACTCTCACCGGGGTATCATCTGAAGATGGACCGGAAGAAGAGCCTGATCTCCCAGATGAAGTACCGTATGGAGAGGGGTGATGGAAGGGCCGTGTACCTCCTTGGTGTGGAGGACAGCGGTGAACCGGTTGGCCTCCCTGATGAGGAACTCGGGGAGTCAGTTGAGGTCCTCAGAAAACTGAGTGAGGAGATAGATGCCGTTGTGGAGGAGGTTAACCTCCATGAGGGAACCCACGGTAGGGTGGCCGAGGTGATAATCTCAAGGAAACAGAAAACAGAGAGGGAACACCTCCTCATAGGTGTCGCCGGCCACGTTGACCATGGAAAGAGCACACTACTCGGTACACTCACAACAGGAACCCCCGACGATGGAAGCGGGAAGACAAGGATATTCCTTGATGTCCAGAAACACGAGATAGAAAGGGGCCTGTCAGCGGATCTATCCTTCGCCATATATGGATTCAGGGAGGGAAGGGTCATAAGACTCAAAAATCCCCTGGACCGGAGGGAGAAATCAGGGCTCATGGACAAGGCCGACAGGGTAATATCCTTCGTTGATACCGTTGGACATGAGCCATGGCTGAGGACAACAATAAGGGGGATTGTGGGGCAGAACCTGGACTATGGCCTCCTGACCGTTGCCGCGGATGAGGGCCCAACACATATAACAAGGGAGCACCTGGGTATAATGATTGCAATGGAGCTTCCTGTGATCGTTGTGCTCACAAAAACCGATATGGCCACTTCTGAGAAGATAAGGGCTGTGCGGGAGAAGATATCTGAACTCCTTAAACTGGTTGGGAGGATACCCTTCCATGTGGCCGGAAGGGACTCTGCACGGGAGATAGCAGGGAAGATGAACCAGCACATAGTACCCATAATAGAGACATCCTCTGTCACAGGGGAGGGCCTTGAAGTCCTGGATGAACTCTTCCTCAACCTGGAGGTTAAGCGTGACATCAACGGGGATGAGAAGCCGTTCCTCATGTACATAGACAAGGTATACACCATCAGGGGTGTTGGAACCGTTGTCAGTGGAACCATCCAGCAGGGCCTTGTCAGGAAGGGTGATACGCTGCTCCTGGGCCCCATGAATACCGGGAAATTCCGGGAGGTCACCGTTAAATCCATCGAGATGCACCACTACCGTATAGGCTGTGCAGAGCCCGGGCATATAGTTGGAATATCCATCGCAGGGGCATCCGCAGATGAAATAGAAAGGGGTATGATACTGGCCCACCCCGACTATGAACCTGAGGCCGTCAGGGAGTTTGAGGCCGAGGTGGCCATACTGGTGCATCCCACAACCATAAAGGCAGGCTATGAGAGCGTAACCCACATTGAAACAATAGCAGAGACCACCATACTGGAACCCCTTGATGCAGAGTTCATGTCAGCCGGTGACAGGGGGCGTGTGCGGATGAGGTTCAAGTACAGGCCCCACCATGTGAGGGAGGGTCAGAAGATAATCTTCCGTGAGGGAAGAAGCAAGGGTATTGGCTCAGTTACCAGAATCCTGGAATAA